A single Vanacampus margaritifer isolate UIUO_Vmar chromosome 14, RoL_Vmar_1.0, whole genome shotgun sequence DNA region contains:
- the LOC144063940 gene encoding bromodomain-containing protein 3-like codes for MMPPDTDPRAPRVENPPPPEVRNANKLSRRTNQLQFMQSVVKAVWKHHFAWPFYHPVDAVALKLPDYHTIVTNPMDLGTIKQRLENKYYWSASECLQDFNTMFSNCYIYNKPTDDIVLMALDLEKMYLQRVAHMPQNEVELLPHAAKGKSKKKSSGCPKAIASLSDPSLQTDSTEASQATITKGLKRKSNSDIDATGLSESPENKRRREIPDRSAVLSPSDVSEKVLALLDGETIQLSKQLPYCEEILKEMLSKKHAAYAWPFYKPVDAEALQLHDYHDIIKYPMDLSTVKEKMNRGEYQDAQSFAVDVRLIFSNCYKYNPPHLDIVALAKKLQGVFERRFATIPDEPIRSPSQVAYSPVLSGLSTTVSSTLDKSDEQTTQFAELQQQFKDVHKRLTMLSQVPPRKKTDRRQSKDSNEFVHIDSSRRSKDVVDNCDEESLQLTYDEKHQLSLDINRLSGIKLGRVVHIIQKREPSVCDPNPDEIEIDFETLRPSTLRELQQYVRCCLYKKFKRFQKKPSQVGSHQMESSSSSDSDHSLASSAENTDL; via the exons ATGATGCCACCGGACACGGACCCACGTGCACCACGAGTTGAGAACCCTCCACCTCCTGAGGTCAGAAATGCCAACAAGTTAAGTCGAAGGACCAACCAGCTTCAGTTCATGCAGAGTGTTGTGAAGGCTGTGTGGAAGCATCATTTTGCTTGGCCTTTTTACCATCCTGTCGATGCTGTGGCTCTTAAATTACCA GATTATCATACCATAGTAACCAATCCTATGGACTTGGGAACCATCAAACAACGGCTGGAGAACAAGTACTATTGGAGTGCCAGTGAATGTTTGCAGGACTTCAACACCATGTTCTCCAACTGCTACATTTATAACAAG CCTACAGATGATATTGTGCTGATGGCTCTTGActtggaaaaaatgtatttgcaaagaGTTGCACACATGCCTCAGAACGAAGTGGAGCTGTTGCCTCATGCAGCCAAAGggaaaagcaaaaagaaaagttcAG GTTGTCCGAAAGCGATTGCGTCTCTTTCAGATCCGTCCCTACAGACAGATTCCACAGAGGCGTCACAGGCCACCATT ACGAAAGGCCTGAAGAGGAAGAGCAATTCAGACATTGACGCAACCGGTCTCAGCGAGTCACCAGAAAACAAGAGAAGACGGGAAATCCCAGACCGTTCGGCCGTGCTTTCTCCCAGCGATGTCAGCGAAAAAGTGCTGGCGCTTCTAGACGGTGAGACGATCCAGCTGAGCAAACAACTCCCATACTGCGAGGAAATCCTGAAGGAAATGCTCTCCAAGAAGCATGCAGCGTACGCCTGGCCTTTCTACAAGCCCGTGGATGCCGAAGCTTTGCAGCTGCATGACTATCATGACATCATCAAATACCCAATGGATCTTAGTACTGTCAAG GAAAAAATGAACCGAGGAGAGTACCAGGATGCTCAAAGTTTTGCTGTAGACGTCCGATTGATTTTCTCCAACTGCTACAAATACAACCCACCGCACCTTGATATTGTCGCCCTGGCCAAGAAGCTTCAA GGCGTATTTGAGAGGAGATTCGCTACGATTCCAGACGAGCCCATCAGGAGCCCTTCACAGGTGGCCTACAGTCCGGTGCTTAGTGGGTTGAGCACCACAGTCTCATCCACTTTGGATAAATCCGATGAACAAACCACACAATTTGCAGAGTTGCAACAGCAG TTTAAAGATGTTCACAAACGGCTCACAATGCTCTCGCAAGTCCCACCAAGGAAGAAGACCGACAGGAGACAAAGTAAAGACAGCAACGAATTTGTTCATATTGACAGCTCAAG GAGGTCAAAGGATGTCGTCGATAACTGCGATGAAGAATCCCTGCAATTGACGTACGACGAGAAGCACCAACTGAGCCTTGACATCAACAGGCTATCTGGTATAAAGCTGGGCCGGGTTGTGCACATCATTCAGAAACGAGAGCCATCAGTATGTGACCCAAATCCCGACGAGATCGAGATCGACTTTGAGACACTGAGACCGTCAACTCTGCGTGAACTGCAGCAGTATGTCCGTTGTTGCCTATACAAGAAGTTCAAGAGATTTCAAA AGAAGCCGAGTCAAGTTGGGTCTCATCAGATGGAAAGCAGCAGCTCCTCAGATTCTGATCACAGTTTAGCCTCCAGTGCAGAAAATACTGACCTGTGA